A genome region from Erigeron canadensis isolate Cc75 chromosome 3, C_canadensis_v1, whole genome shotgun sequence includes the following:
- the LOC122591620 gene encoding uncharacterized protein LOC122591620 has product MNRGGRNGGRGGRGGGRGGNNGVNDGEGDGGNPDIANMIAQQIATAIPAIVTQNNNNDVGVGNVNGNNNNNIGGGNNGCTYREFQYCKPPDFDGNGGALAATRWIEKMEAVMDISNCAENQKVKYVAVSLTNKALTWWTTEIQARGRVAAVGMTWDEFKELLLEEFCPKNEMQKLENEFWNHSMVGAKHAAYTDLFHELAKLVRHLVRPESKRIQRYIYGLVPQIRGLVSATEPTTIQSAIQKAGSLTDEMVRNGSLSKVNEKRKDATEISGSKNTDGNNRKAKVAKGLMATDTTKNGYTGPAPKCEKCHFHHFQNLPCRLCTNCNRFGHLARDCRAGVKQVALRGNNPNQILAIGGTQNQGNNQGQRASNQIQVVAIGGYRTQGNNANQARGRAFVMGANEARQDPNIVTGTFLLNNHFATTLFDSGAEYSFVSTKFMSHLNIEANSLNTYYLVEVANGKFVRVDKIVSDCALEIEGHLFSINLLPFSLRSFDVVIGMDWLSKHRAEIVCYEKVVLIPLGNGDMLLIYGERAEENQKHLMGIQANKKKLEDIPIVRNFPQVFPEDLTGLPPIRQVEFRIDLISGATPVAKAPYRLTREMQELSNQL; this is encoded by the exons ATGAATAGAGGAGGAAGAAATGGAGGACGTGGAGGTAGaggtggtggtcgtggtggaaATAATGGGGTTAATGATGGAGAAGGTGATGGTGGCAATCCGGATATTGCAAACATGATCGCTCAGCAAATAGCTACCGCTATTCCTGCTATTGTTACTCAA aataataataatgatgtcGGTGTTGGTAATGTGAATggcaataacaacaataatattggAGGAGGTAATAATGGGTGCACCTATAGGGAGTTTCAATATTGTAAGCCACCAGATTTTGATGGCAATGGAGGAGCATTGGCAGCCACTAGATGGATAGAGAAAATGGAAGCTGTTATGGATATTAGCAACTGTGCAGAGAATCAAAAGGTGAAGTATGTCGCAGTTTCACTGACTAATAAAGCATTGACATGGTGGACCACTGAGATACAAGCTAGGGGTAGAGTAGCGGCTGTGGGGATGACATGGGATGAGTTTAAGGAATTACTGTTGGAAGAATTCTGTCCGAAAAATGAAATGCAGAAGTTGGAAAATGAATTTTGGAATCATTCCATGGTAGGAGCTAAACATGCCGCTTACACTGATCTGTTTCATGAGCTTGCCAAACTAGTACGTCATCTAGTTAGACCTGAATCAAAGAGGATCCAGAGGTACATCTATGGTCTTGTTCCCCAAATTCGTGGGCTTGTGTCAGCAACTGAGCCAACCACGATTCAAAGTGCAATTCAGAAGGCAGGATCATTAACGGATGAAATGGTGAGGAATGGGTCATTGTCTAAGGTTAATGAGAAAAGGAAGGATGCTACTGAGATAAGTGGGTCAAAGAATACTGATGGAAATAACAGGAAGGCTAAAGTGGCAAAGGGGTTGATGGCAACTGATACGACTAAGAATGGATATACGGGTCCTGCTCCAAAGTGTGAAAAATGTCatttccatcatttccaaaatttACCTTGCCGTTTGTGCACAAATTGCAACCGATTTGGGCACCTTGCTAGGGATTGTCGAGCGGGAGTCAAGCAGGTGGCTCTG AGGGGTAATAATCCCAATCAAATACTAGCAATTGGTGGAACTCAGAATCAAGGAAATAATCAGGGACAGAGAGCTAGCAATCAGATTCAAGTGGTAGCTATTGGAGGGTATCGGACTCAAGGGAATAATGCCAACCAAGCCCGTGGGAGAGCATTTGTCATGGGAGCAAATGAAGCTCGTCAAGACCCAAATATTGTGACGGGTACGTTCCTCTTAAACAATCACTTTGCTACAACATTATTCGACTCTGGTGCTGAGTACAGTTTTGTTTCTACTAAGTTTATGTCACACCTAAATATAGAGGCCAATAGTTTGAATACTTATTACTTAGTTGAAGTAGCTAATGGGAAGTTTGTTAGAGTCGATAAAATCGTTAGTGATTGTGCCTTAGAAATAGAGGGTCATCTGTTCAGTATTAACCTTCTGCCTTTCTCGCTAAGAAGTTTTGACGTAGTTATTGGTATGGATTGGCTATCGAAGCATAGAGCCGAGATAGTTTGCTATGAGAAGGTGGTCCTTATACCGTTAGGGAATGGTGACATGTTGCTTATATATGGTGAGCGGGCGGAGGAAAATCAGAAGCACCTCATGGGAATTCAGGCTAACAAGAAGAAACTCGAAGATATTCCTATCGTACGGAATTTTCCACAAGTTTTTCCCGAAGATCTAACAGGATTACCACCTATAAGACAAGTCGAATTCCGCATAGATCTCATTTCCGGAGCGACCCCAGTTGCCAAAGCTCCATACCGTTTAACACGTGAAATGCAAGAGCTGTCAAATCAACTCTAA